TAAATGTCGATATATCCTCAAACCTTTAAAGCGCCTAACTCTTGTTGCAATGTATCAAGCTTGATGTGTGTTTCCAATCGGTCTGGTTGCTCATTAATGACTTTAGCTAATACATCATACTCAATTCTATTTTTCCTCACACGTTTGGCATCCTGCAGTTCTGCCTTGGTTTTTTCTATGTCTTCCTTGGCCTTTTCTATTTGTATTTCGATTTCCTTCGACAGCTGTTCATAGCTTTTTAACTCATCTCGACTCATATTTGAGACTAGTCTAGACTTTTTCTGTGCAAATTCGCACTGTGCCAACTGTGAAGACAACGTTCTTTCGTGTACAGTATTATCCATGTCAGAACTATTAATCcattttataaatgatttcAATAACATATTGATCCTACGATCGTCTCCGGTTCCATCGCCGTCTATGAGCAATCGCCGGCGTATTACTTCCTctgtaaatgaaaaatttatacatattacatttattacactTGCATAATATACACTTTATTGAAAGaataatgtatgaaatctttaatcgttcgtgttatttataatttttaataaaaataaatattacaattacattattatattatttaaaaaatgatatttaccaTCTGACATTATTAAAcgtgtatttatattaattataaccaAGAAAGTAAAATTGAATGTTTACACGATTGCATCGATTGCATCGACGAAATGCGCCATCTTACAATAGTGTGGTCAGCGTGGTGTTACGGCTAGAACGAGAACTTGCAAGTCAAAATGCAAGCCCGGATGATAACAAATtggaaataacaattattgaaGAAAgttgaaaaacaaatattagcaagcataaaagtatatttattattatatataaattaaaatatataaatattattaggaatattataattacaaaataaataaaatgtaaattttattattattgattaaaatacttttgtttttatatttttaattttaatattagaattataaaaatgatgGGAAAAAAAGACGATagttttttatctaaataaaattatacaattaataactaaatataaataacattataatacataaataacttTATGCAATCTGTGTATAACAGTTTTGGACAAAAATTCATTTGTTCTTTCTTGTAAATGATTGCTATTACATTCagataaagttaataattgcATGAAAATAATCAGGAAATATTGacttctttttacaaaaaattaatgagataaTAGTTTgtgttaatgtattttttacatagctatattgcaaataattagtAATTTGGGTTTTGCGAATAAATacaacatttcttttttgtataatattatattttgaccttttctctctctctttctataacTACATGCGAGATAGCGATAATACGCCATagtacacaatttttttattgtattatattaaatacactTTACATTCATAACATCACCATTATCATAAGAAATGGTATAACGCTcgagaatatatataatatttcgtcTTCCTCATCAAAAAATATGTCTATCTCTGGTACATAATACATTAAGATCATTGGTCCCACATGTgggttttcaaatatataatatttgcaacATATATTATGACATCTACAACTTAAACATTATACCCTTCTGGCATTTTAACGTCTctttcttgataatttttaacttaaaaagaaaaaaaaggaatctCCGAAAACAGAAGTCATACACTTTATTCTTAAAGTCAGGTACATCTCAAATAAACTCGGTAGTggtcattttttctttcatggaattgtaatttttttttatattacaaaacgTTATTGTATTCGTTGCAATGCTCATAGtcttcaaaatgttaaatttatcattcAATAATTCTATTACTGCAGTCATAACAGAGTTCATCGTTGTTAGATTAGAAACTAATAACGTTTTCGATTGCAGTAGATTTTTATCGCTGGAGTTATACTGGATCCGTTCAATTAGAATCTAAAGAGCATGCGACCTCATTAACTCATCTTAGATTAGATTCAAACCCACTGCAGTTGAAAACGCTATaatgtttaaagtttaatattgagtataaaaaaatcaatattataaactGTATATTTGTTTCTTTCAATACAATAACTGAAAATGTTTATCATTCAACTGTCATAGTCTTTTAAAGGATGTCTTTTAAATGcactattaataaatatataaaaataaatagtatatactatatgtactctttaaatattttctaccataagatttaatgtaaaagaattattttgaaacGTATTATCTAACAATAATAATCTCTCAATAATgactatcaaaaaataattaaattttttaattatggaaTATGTGAGATTTATGACAGttgataatctaatttttatttttaaagacacTTGCAAATGTTACTAACACACACTAATGTTACTAATTTccgaaatatttctaaataattcgTTACCTAATGGCTCCATATTTTCGAAGAATATGAATTTCTGAACGatcgaaattttattaatgaaaatatgaatttcaattttttacatttttattttttgactcTTTAATGACTTTGATTTTTTACACgtaggaatattattttatttataagtaaaaatatattttgattataatcAACAATCGATCTCGATCGTAAATACCCGAAAATTTGCtgcatatttatatttgcatgGTATTAaagtacaacatattaaaatcattgcacaacgaaattattataataccctcttaaaaaagaaaaataaattactatgtACTGTTTAACAAAAGTGTCGTGATATTTAAATCTCCGGTGATGTAGTGAAGGAACTTTGTCGTTCGCTTTA
The DNA window shown above is from Solenopsis invicta isolate M01_SB chromosome 10, UNIL_Sinv_3.0, whole genome shotgun sequence and carries:
- the LOC105197837 gene encoding THO complex subunit 7 homolog, whose translation is MSDEEVIRRRLLIDGDGTGDDRRINMLLKSFIKWINSSDMDNTVHERTLSSQLAQCEFAQKKSRLVSNMSRDELKSYEQLSKEIEIQIEKAKEDIEKTKAELQDAKRVRKNRIEYDVLAKVINEQPDRLETHIKLDTLQQELGALKEKSEQLEHKLEMRRKQFHVLISSIHSLQGMLDEGNEEIMDVSFENGTEGSDVQILCDNL